The proteins below are encoded in one region of Phaseolus vulgaris cultivar G19833 chromosome 1, P. vulgaris v2.0, whole genome shotgun sequence:
- the LOC137816097 gene encoding glycine-rich cell wall structural protein-like yields MIIIGKVHGRKLQNSGGEGNGGVADGGFGSVADGKGRIGGGKCGSGNVGGSGNIGATSNISGGAGGENVGGKGNLGGGVGGGGNVGTGGRGNIGGGASGGGNIGGGGGVGSNIGGGARGGGNIGGGAGGGGNIGGGEGGGGNIGGGGGVGSNIGGGASGEGNIGGGGGGGGNIGGGEGGGSNIGGGAGGGGNIGGGVGGKGNIGGGGGASGGGNVGGGGGAGEGGNIGGGARGGGNIGGGGGGNIGGGGGRGNIGGGAGGRGDIGGGGAGGGGNIGGGIGGGGNIGGGGGVGGGGNVGGNGGASGGGNIGGGASAGGNIGGSVGGGNIGGDGGASGGGNIGGGGGASGEGNIGGGSGASGRGDIGGNVGAGGGGNIGGARGRGNIGGGGGASGGGNIGGGAHGGGNIGGGGGVGGGGNVGGNGGASGGGNIGGDGGASGGGNIGGGAHGEGNIGGGARGGGNISAGGCASGGGNIGDGASGKGVIGGTAGGGGNIGGGARGEGHIGGGGGANVGGHIGGDAGGGGSIGGGAGSGGGNIGGGVEGGENVGGGGKSNIGNGAGRG; encoded by the coding sequence ATGATAATCATTGGGAAAGTGCATGGGCGAAAACTTCAAAATTCCGGTGGGGAAGGAAATGGTGGAGTGGCAGATGGAGGTTTTGGAAGTGTAGCAGATGGGAAAGGTAGGATAGGTGGTGGTAAATGTGGAAGTGGTAATGTTGGTGGAAGTGGTAATATAGGTGCGACAAGTAACATAAGTGGTGGTGCAGGAGGTGAAAATGTTGGTGGAAAAGGTAACCTAGGTGGTGGTGTAGGAGGAGGTGGGAATGTTGGTACAGGTGGGAGAGGTAACATAGGTGGTGGTGCAAGTGGGGGAGGTAACATAGGTGGTGGTGGAGGTGTGGGTAGTAACATAGGTGGTGGTGCACGTGGGGGAGGTAACATAGGTGGTGGTGCAGGTGGGGGAGGAAACATAGGTGGTGGTGAAGGTGGCGGAGGTAACATAGGTGGTGGTGGAGGTGTGGGTAGTAACATAGGTGGTGGTGCAAGTGGAGAAGGTAACATAGGTGGTGGTGGAGGTGGGGGAGGAAACATAGGTGGTGGTGAAGGTGGCGGAAGTAACATAGGTGGTGGTGCAGGTGGGGGAGGTAACATAGGTGGTGGTGTAGGTGGCAAAGGTAACataggtggtggtggtggtgcaaGTGGGGGAGGTAACgtaggtggtggtggtggtgcagGTGAGGGAGGTAACATAGGTGGTGGTGCACGTGGGGGAGGTAACATAGGTGGTGGTGGGGGAGGTAACATTGGTGGTGGAGGTGGAAGAGGTAACATAGGTGGTGGTGCAGGTGGAAGAGGTGACATAGGTGGTGGTGGTGCAGGTGGCGGAGGTAACATAGGTGGTGGTATAGGTGGGGGAGGTAACataggtggtggtggtggtgtagGTGGGGGAGGAAACGTAGGTGGTAATGGTGGTGCAAGTGGGGGAGGTAACATAGGTGGTGGTGCAAGTGCGGGAGGTAACATAGGTGGTAGTGTTGGGGGAGGAAACATAGGAGGTGATGGTGGTGCAAGTGGAGGAGGTAACataggtggtggtggtggtgcaaGTGGGGAAGGTAACATAGGTGGTGGTAGTGGTGCAAGTGGGAGAGGTGACATAGGTGGTAATGTTGGTGCAGGTGGGGGAGGTAACATAGGTGGTGCACGTGGAAGAGGTAACataggtggtggtggtggtgcaaGTGGGGGAGGAAACATAGGTGGTGGTGCACATGGGGGAGGTAACataggtggtggtggtggtgtagGTGGGGGAGGAAACGTAGGTGGTAATGGTGGTGCAAGTGGGGGAGGAAACATAGGTGGTGATGGTGGTGCAAGTGGGGGAGGTAACATAGGTGGTGGTGCACATGGGGAAGGTAACATAGGTGGTGGTGCACGTGGTGGAGGTAACATAAGTGCTGGTGGTTGTGCAAGTGGGGGAGGAAACATAGGTGATGGTGCAAGTGGGAAAGGTGTCATAGGTGGTACTGCAGGTGGGGGAGGTAACATAGGTGGTGGTGCACGTGGGGAAGGTCACataggtggtggtggtggtgcaaATGTGGGAGGTCACATAGGTGGTGATGCAGGTGGGGGAGGTAGCATAGGTGGTGGTGCAGGAAGTGGGGGAGGTAACATAGGTGGTGGTGTAGAAGGAGGTGAAAATGTTGGTGGAGGTGGGAAAAGTAACATAGGTAATGGTGCAGGAAGAGGTTGA
- the LOC137814798 gene encoding stachyose synthase, with protein sequence MTSSELSATLLKNPVISFESFCPLLFFVLVVRSSFSMAAPNDPENATLRPESLEKVFDLSDGKFAVRGVPLLSHVPENVTFSSFSSICEPRDAPPSILQRVIAESRKGGFLGFSHVSPSDRLINSLGSFSGRNFVSIFRFKTWWSTQWVGNSGLDIQMETQWVLMEVPETESYVVIIPIIEKSFRSALHPGSDDHVMICAESGSTQVRASSFGAIAYVHVAENPYNLMREAYSALRVHLNSFRLLEEKTVPRIVDKFGWCTWDAFYLTVNPVGVWHGLKDFSEGGVAPRFVVIDDGWQSVNFDDGDPNEDAKNLVLGGEQMTTRLHRFEEGDKFRKYQKGLLLGPDAPSFNPETIKELISKGIEAEHLGKQRDAAVSAGGSDLAEIELMIVKVRKEIDDLFGGKGKQSNESGGCCCKAPECGGMKDFTRDLRTEFKGLDDVYVWHALCGGWGGVRPGATHLDSKITPCKLSPSLDGTMQDLAVLKIVEGSIGLVHPHQANDLYDSMHSYLAQAGVTGVKIDVIHSLEYVCEEYGGRVEIAKAYYDGLSNSIYKNFNGSGIIASMQQCNDFFFLGTKQIALGRVGDDFWFQDPNGDPMGVFWLQGVHMIHCSYNSLWMGQIIQPDWDMFQSDHECAKFHAGSRAICGGPVYVSDSVGSHDFDLIKKLVFPDGTVPKCIYFPLPTRDCLFRNPLFDQKTVLKIWNFNKYGGVIGAFNCQGAGWDPKEKKFRGFPECYKPISCTVHVTEVEWDQKKEAAHMGKAEEYVVYLNQAEVLHFMTPNSEPLQLTIQPSTFEICNFAPVQKLDGNIKFVPIGLTNMFNSGGTIQELKYFEKGVKIKVKGGGRLLAYSTQSPKKFQLNGSDAAFEWLPDGKLTLNLPWIEENGGVSDLAIFF encoded by the exons ATGACTTCATCAGAACTATCTGCAACTCTACTAAAAAATCCTGTTATCAG ttttGAATCTTTTTGTCCTCTGTTGTTCTTTGTTCTTGTTGTTCGTTCTTCATTCTCCATGGCTGCTCCGAACGATCCAGAGAATGCCACGTTACGACCGGAGTCACTGGAAAAGGTTTTCGACTTATCTGACGGGAAATTCGCCGTGAGAGGTGTGCCGTTACTCTCTCACGTACCCGAGAACGTCACTTTCAGCTCCTTCTCCTCAATCTGTGAACCTCGTGACGCCCCACCTTCCATCCTTCAACGTGTCATTGCCGAGTCACGCAAAGGTGGCTTCCTCGGATTCTCCCATGTTTCACCCTCCGACAGATTGATAAACTCCTTGGGAAGTTTCAGTGGCAGAAACTTCGTTAGCATCTTCAGGTTCAAAACATGGTGGTCTACCCAGTGGGTCGGAAATTCCGGTTTAGACATACAAATGGAAACTCAGTGGGTTCTAATGGAAGTCCCCGAAACAGAATCCTATGTCGTGATCATTCCCATTATAGAAAAAAGTTTCAGGTCTGCTCTTCACCCTGGCTCTGATGACCATGTCATGATTTGCGCGGAGAGTGGTTCTACTCAGGTGAGAGCATCGAGTTTCGGTGCAATTGCATATGTCCACGTGGCTGAAAACCCTTACAACTTGATGAGAGAGGCCTATAGTGCTCTCAGGGTTCACCTTAACTCGTTTAGGTTGTTGGAGGAGAAAACGGTGCCAAGAATTGTTGATAAATTCGGGTGGTGCACTTGGGATGCCTTTTACTTAACCGTGAACCCTGTTGGGGTTTGGCATGGACTAAAGGATTTTAGTGAGGGTGGCGTGGCTCCGAGGTTTGTTGTCATCGATGATGGTTGGCAAAGTGTGAATTTTGATGATGGTGACCCCAACGAGGATGCTAAGAATCTTGTTCTTGGTGGGGAACAGATGACTACCAGGCTTCATAGGTTTGAAGAAGGCGACAAGTTTAGAAAATACCAAAAGGGACTTCTCTTGGGTCCTGATGCTCCTTCTTTCAACCCGGAGACGATTAAGGAGTTGATTTCGAAGGGGATTGAAGCTGAGCATTTGGGGAAGCAACGTGATGCGGCTGTTTCAGCTGGGGGTTCGGATTTGGCCGAGATAGAGTTGATGATTGTGAAGGTGAGAAAGGAAATTGATGATCTTTTTGGGGGGAAGGGAAAGCAGAGCAACGAAAGTGGAGGGTGTTGTTGCAAAGCACCGGAGTGTGGTGGGATGAAGGATTTCACAAGGGACTTGAGGACTGAATTCAAAGGTTTGGATGATGTTTATGTGTGGCATGCGCTCTGTGGCGGATGGGGTGGTGTGAGGCCAGGAGCTACACATCTGGATTCGAAAATAACACCATGCAAACTCTCTCCTTCCCTTGATGGAACCATGCAAGATCTAGCAGTACTTAAAATAGTGGAAGGTTCCATAGGGCTTGTTCATCCTCACCAAGCTAATGACCTCTACGATTCCATGCACTCTTATCTTGCCCAAGCCGGTGTTACTGGAGTCAAAATTGACGTCATTCAT AGTCTTGAATACGTATGCGAGGAATATGGGGGCAGAGTGGAGATTGCCAAGGCTTATTACGATGGGTTGTCAAACTCCATTTACAAGAATTTCAATGGAAGTGGAATCATCGCTAGCATGCAGCAGTGCAACGATTTCTTCTTCCTTGGAACCAAGCAAATTGCCTTGGGAAGAGTTG GGGATGATTTTTGGTTCCAAGATCCCAATGGGGACCCAATGGGAGTGTTCTGGCTACAGGGGGTGCACATGATTCACTGTTCCTACAACAGCTTGTGGATGGGACAGATAATTCAACCCGATTGGGACATGTTTCAATCGGATCATGAGTGTGCCAAATTTCATGCTGGTTCAAGGGCTATTTGTGGTGGTCCTGTCTATGTGAGTGATAGTGTTGGCTCTCATGATTTTGATCTCATTAAGAAGCTTGTCTTCCCTGATGGTACCGTGCCCAAATGTATATATTTTCCCCTTCCAACAAGAGACTGCCTTTTTAGGAACCCTCTCTTTGACCAAAAAACCGTTCTCAAAATTTGGAACTTCAATAAG TATGGAGGAGTAATTGGTGCTTTCAACTGTCAAGGGGCTGGTTGGGACCCAAAGGAGAAGAAATTCAGGGGCTTCCCAGAGTGCTACAAACCAATATCATGCACTGTTCATGTAACTGAGGTTGAATGGGACCAAAAGAAAGAAGCAGCCCATATGGGTAAGGCAGAGGAGTATGTTGTGTACCTCAATCAGGCGGAGGTACTGCATTTCATGACCCCCAACTCTGAACCACTGCAATTAACTATTCAACCTTCCACTTTTGAAATCTGCAACTTTGCCCCAGTCCAAAAGCTAGATGGCAACATAAAATTTGTACCCATTGGGCTCACAAACATGTTCAACAGTGGAGGGACAATTCAAGAATTGAAGTATTTTGAGAAGGGTGTTAAGATTAAGGTTAAGGGTGGTGGGAGACTCCTTGCTTACTCAACTCAATCTCCAAAGAAGTTCCAACTCAATGGTTCTGATGCTGCTTTTGAGTGGCTGCCTGATGGCAAACTCACTCTCAACCTTCCTTGGATTGAAGAGAATGGCGGGGTTTCTGATCTGGCAATTTTCTTCTAG